The following is a genomic window from Spirosoma foliorum.
TCAGCGGTTCAAAGAAGCTTTCTTCGCTAAGCCGCCATCCCGCCGAAACCGATGGGAAGAAACCGTATCGTCGGCCTTCACCAAAGCGTGATGTTCCATCGTAACGGCCATTCACTTCCAGAAGATACTTGCCAACGTAATCATAATTCAAGCGGTAGAATGCCCCGAACAGCGAGTACTGGTAGGAATCTCCGGCCGAAAGTTGTTCGCCAGTACCCAGATTTAAATCATTAAGACTTTCTGAGAGCAGATTTTTTCGGGCACCAAACAAGCGCTGGTGTTTTCTGGATTCATAGTTTACCCCCGCGGTGGCTCCAACGTAGTGTTTCCCAAATGTCTGGTTATACGAAGAATACAGGTTCGTGACGTTTGCGGGGTCAAACCACATGGTCTTACGGTACTGATCGGTATTGTAATTGGGTACCGTGGCCAGGATTCCTGGCTGAATTGAGTACTGCGCCACAGCAGACCGATACCAATCATCGGCGATATAAAAGGAATAGGAGTAATTACCCACCAGATTCCAGTTCTTGGTAAAGTCGATGGTAACCGAATTGATGGCGGTCAGTTCGTGAACCTTCTTTTCGCCACCGGCTACGCCTTTCAACAAGTTCGCGAATAAACCATCTCCGATGGAGTAGTTGTTTTTCAGCGTGTTATAGGTAGCCGTACCATCTGGATTCGTGGGAGCATAGGCTGGCAAAGCATGTACTGTAATGGCCACAAAATTGGCGTTGGCACCGCCTTCCAGACCCGGATAGGTATATCGAGAATCGAAGTACTGGATATTACTACCCACTTTGAGCCAGGGCGTCAACTGTGCGTTAATCTTGCTGCGAAGGGTGTACGACGTGAATTTATCGGTATTGATTTTCATGATCCCGTCCTTCTCAAAAATTGACCCCGACAGGAAGTAATTCACCTTATCTGTCCCTCCCGATAAATTGATGTTGTGCTGTTTGGATGGCTCGGTTGTATTGAAGAGCGTATTCCACCAGTCGTAATTGCCGTAATAGTTATAGATATCCTTACCATTCACATTTTTAACCACCGTCCAGGGGCGAGCCGGATTTTCAACTTTATCGTACCGGCGAGCTTCCAGTTCCTTATAATCTTCCTCAGAATAACGGGTGTAGCTGTTGCCGGTAGCTCTGGTAAACGCTTCGTCGTTCATTCGCACGTACTCGTAGCCATTGGTCAGGAATTTGGTGCTCACCGTTGGTGCCGACCAGCCATAGTTGCTGCTATACGAGATGGTTGTTTTGCCGTTCTTGGCTGTTTTGGTCGTTACCAGAATAACCCCAAAGGCACCCCGTGCGCCATAAATAGCCGAGGCAGCGGCATCTTTCAACACTGATACCGACTCCACATCGGCGGGGTTGATGCGATTGATATCGCCTGGAATACCATCAATCAGCACCAACGGGCCTCCTCCATTGATAGACGTTTCTCCCCGAACGTTCAGGTTGCCGCCCTGCCCTGGCTGACCCGTACTGAACGTAATGTTCAGGTTGGGCACCATGCCCTGAAGAATCTGGGACATATTATTCAGCGGTCGGTTCTCCAGCTCTTTCGCCAAAACCTGCGAAACCGCCCCGGTCAGGTTCACCTTCTTTTGCGTGCCATAGCCCACCACCACTACTTCGCTCAACGAGTTGTGTGTTTCCTTCAGGGCCACCTTCAAGTTTGTCTGGTTATTCTTCACCGGCACCTCCAGCGCTTCATAGCCAATGAACGAGAAAGAAAGGATTAGCTCGTCGCCCAAATCGGGAATGCTAAGCGAAAACCGACCATCCGCATCGGTTGTGGTACCTCTTGTGGTTCCTTTTACCACAATGCTCACGCCTGGCAGCGGCTGATTGCTGGCAAAATCATTGACCTGGCCCGACAGGAGTCGCCTGGGCTGTTCAAACACAACAGGCACGTTGATCCGAAAAACAGGAACAGACAACAGACTTGTTTGCGCATTACTTTTTTTCAGAATGATCTGTCCGTTAACTACCTCCCAGGCTACATCTAACGAGGTGAATAACCGCTGGAGCACACTGGCTAAACGTTCATTGCGCGCACTGATCGAGATCCGTTTATCGGCCCCAATGACTCGGGGGCTGTAAACAAATCTGACATCAACAGCCTTCTCAAGTTGCTGTAATACAGTTCGTACCGTTTCGCTTTCTACTGTTATGGAAACGGGTCGACTCATCAGGTCTGGTGCCGAAATGGGCACAGCCTGGACTAGACTAGCACTCAGCAGGATGCTGAACACTAGCGAAAGTAAACATTTCATAAAGTGTAATTGATTGAGTAGTTCTCGGTTTAAGGACAGCCCCGACTGCTGACCTGGATTTGGGTACCTTTGGTTTGGTAGGTAGCGCCAATGGATAGGCAAATCATATCCAACTGGGCTGATAATGGTTGATTTGCCAGATTGGCCGTTAGCGTGCAATTGACGAGTGCCTGCTCGTCGAAGGAGATATGTATCCCATACACATCGTCCAACTCCCGAAACACCTTGGCAACGGGCGTATCGTCGAATACAAACTGCGTTTTGATAGCCTCTGGCCGTAGTACTACCGGATGGTCGGCCAGCGATTTTACGATTCGCCTGTCGGCCAGAAAGTACGTAGCTTTTTCATTGGGTTTCAGCACCATATCAGAGGTAGCAGCCTGCTTGTCCGTTTGTTGATAAACAGCCACTCGTCCCGTCCGAACTACAACCTCGGCGGTGGGCTTATCTGCTTTAGCGACAATGGTAAAACTGGTTCCCAGTACCTTCGTGACCAGCCCATTGGCATACACCAGAAAGGGCCGTTCTGGATTTTTAGTGACCTCAAAAAATGCCTCCCCATCCAACTGAACCTCCCGACGATTGCCCGTAAACATT
Proteins encoded in this region:
- a CDS encoding TonB-dependent receptor, whose product is MKCLLSLVFSILLSASLVQAVPISAPDLMSRPVSITVESETVRTVLQQLEKAVDVRFVYSPRVIGADKRISISARNERLASVLQRLFTSLDVAWEVVNGQIILKKSNAQTSLLSVPVFRINVPVVFEQPRRLLSGQVNDFASNQPLPGVSIVVKGTTRGTTTDADGRFSLSIPDLGDELILSFSFIGYEALEVPVKNNQTNLKVALKETHNSLSEVVVVGYGTQKKVNLTGAVSQVLAKELENRPLNNMSQILQGMVPNLNITFSTGQPGQGGNLNVRGETSINGGGPLVLIDGIPGDINRINPADVESVSVLKDAAASAIYGARGAFGVILVTTKTAKNGKTTISYSSNYGWSAPTVSTKFLTNGYEYVRMNDEAFTRATGNSYTRYSEEDYKELEARRYDKVENPARPWTVVKNVNGKDIYNYYGNYDWWNTLFNTTEPSKQHNINLSGGTDKVNYFLSGSIFEKDGIMKINTDKFTSYTLRSKINAQLTPWLKVGSNIQYFDSRYTYPGLEGGANANFVAITVHALPAYAPTNPDGTATYNTLKNNYSIGDGLFANLLKGVAGGEKKVHELTAINSVTIDFTKNWNLVGNYSYSFYIADDWYRSAVAQYSIQPGILATVPNYNTDQYRKTMWFDPANVTNLYSSYNQTFGKHYVGATAGVNYESRKHQRLFGARKNLLSESLNDLNLGTGEQLSAGDSYQYSLFGAFYRLNYDYVGKYLLEVNGRYDGTSRFGEGRRYGFFPSVSAGWRLSEESFFEPLKQVVDNLKIRASYGTLGNQLPSNTNSASFYPYIPIMPTAQSSWITNGQKLTYVNNPNPISPDLTWEKATTSNLGLDAGLLKNRLNLSLDAYIRNTTGMLVPGQVLPAVYGATVPTQNAGDLQTKGFELSIGWRDQVKVAGKALAYNASFILSDSKSTITRYDNPNKILSSRYEGQTIGDIWGYSIDGYFKTNEEAQAYTVDQTIVNKQRLSAPGDWSKLQAGDLKFIDIDGNGKIDQGANTLANHGDLKVIGNDRARYRYGINLGATWNGIDLSILAQGILRKNWYPGNNADKFWGPYSRPYYSFIPENFEADVWTPTNTDAYFPVLRGYTALNGGGDLNAANDRYIQNVGYLRLKNVVIGYTFPEQLTKKIWIPRARIYVSGENLLTYTPLRSKYIDPEQLDGDATNGRTYPLSKTISAGLNITF
- a CDS encoding FecR family protein, which codes for MKAAPKEGLPLTDEMDPQQLRALLTKYQNGEASDSERAQVEAWYDALDAETELTRAASDKRAFIEHYWQQLAEQIRPSTNIRAMPIGLYRLAAAAVLVLGIGLSWYFLMNAGRETDSGRLTAQTGKLELVRKTNESDQPIRVALSDGSVITLKPGSQVQYPSMFTGNRREVQLDGEAFFEVTKNPERPFLVYANGLVTKVLGTSFTIVAKADKPTAEVVVRTGRVAVYQQTDKQAATSDMVLKPNEKATYFLADRRIVKSLADHPVVLRPEAIKTQFVFDDTPVAKVFRELDDVYGIHISFDEQALVNCTLTANLANQPLSAQLDMICLSIGATYQTKGTQIQVSSRGCP